The proteins below are encoded in one region of Paenibacillus albus:
- a CDS encoding Nif3-like dinuclear metal center hexameric protein: MNYATGLAVIERLEQLAPKHIAMPNDRIGLQLGSLKKDIRKVLIALDVTEEVADEAIREGVDLIIAHHAIIYRPLEHLQTDSPAGQLYAKLIKHDIAVYISHTNLDAAEGGVNDLLAEAMGLGELDLLKVVHTEKLKKLAVFVPQTHHQQVLEAMFAAGVGHIGDYSNCSFNLSGEATFMPSDSAQPFIGEAGVLERVAEVRIESVVPESLVQQAIQAVIEAHPYEEVAYDIYPIEHEAKKYGIGRVGSLPSEMLLGELAEHVKRVFGLDTVRVVGDLGRSVSKAAVLGGSGGKFIGDAIQAGADVLITGDIDYHTAQDAKAAGFALIDAGHYIEQIMKQGVASYLVGALAGTATEVVASEAVTDPFRSV, encoded by the coding sequence ATGAACTATGCAACAGGACTGGCCGTGATTGAGCGGCTCGAGCAGCTTGCTCCGAAGCATATCGCGATGCCGAATGATCGTATTGGGCTTCAGCTCGGATCCCTTAAGAAGGATATCCGCAAGGTGCTCATCGCTCTGGATGTGACGGAAGAAGTGGCGGATGAAGCGATTCGTGAAGGCGTCGACCTCATCATCGCTCACCATGCCATCATCTATCGGCCGCTCGAGCATTTGCAGACGGACAGCCCAGCAGGGCAGCTGTATGCGAAGCTGATAAAACATGACATTGCGGTCTATATTTCACATACGAATCTGGATGCTGCCGAAGGCGGCGTGAATGACCTTCTCGCGGAGGCGATGGGCTTAGGCGAGCTGGATCTGCTGAAGGTTGTGCATACGGAGAAGCTGAAAAAGCTTGCCGTCTTCGTGCCGCAGACGCATCACCAGCAGGTGCTGGAAGCGATGTTCGCAGCAGGCGTCGGACACATCGGCGATTACAGCAATTGTTCGTTCAACCTGTCGGGAGAGGCAACGTTCATGCCTTCGGACAGCGCACAGCCGTTCATTGGTGAAGCAGGTGTGCTTGAGCGGGTGGCGGAAGTGCGGATTGAGTCGGTTGTGCCCGAAAGTCTGGTGCAGCAAGCGATTCAGGCTGTCATTGAGGCGCATCCGTATGAAGAGGTCGCCTACGATATCTATCCGATTGAGCATGAGGCAAAAAAGTACGGAATTGGCAGAGTAGGTTCGCTTCCTTCGGAGATGCTGCTAGGCGAGCTGGCTGAGCATGTTAAGCGCGTTTTTGGACTGGATACGGTGCGCGTCGTTGGCGATTTGGGCCGAAGCGTCAGCAAAGCTGCTGTTCTTGGCGGATCTGGCGGAAAATTTATCGGTGATGCGATCCAGGCAGGCGCGGATGTGCTGATTACCGGCGATATTGACTACCATACTGCACAGGATGCGAAAGCGGCAGGTTTTGCGCTCATTGATGCGGGCCATTATATCGAGCAAATTATGAAGCAAGGTGTTGCGTCGTATTTGGTTGGCGCGCTTGCGGGAACAGCGACAGAGGTTGTCGCTTCTGAGGCGGTAACAGATCCGTTTCGCTCGGTGTAG